The genomic interval GGGTAGAAGGAGTGGAAGCGGATCATGTAGAAAGCCTGGCGGGGGACGAGGCCGTGCCAGCGCTCGCCGCCACGCGCTCCTGGGCGCCGTGGGCCAGCCGGCCGGGGGGCAGGCAGGAAACCAgcagcagccccactgccccGGGCGGGCTCAGGGCTGGGCGGCATCGGGCGCGGGGTCCCTGCCGCACCGCCCGGGCCCCGCTTACCTCCTTGGGCAGGGAGaacttgttgaatttcatgactTGGTACATGTACTCTGGGGAGAGAGCGCGGGCGTCACCGCGCGGGGCTGGCAGCGAGCCCCGGtgccctgccggccgccccgggcaccgcggggctggcgccGTTGGGCGCTCGCTCCGCTTCGGACAGCCGGAGCAGCAACGGGGTCGGGGCTGGCCGCGCGGAGaccccggggcagagccgctcGCGCCGCGTCGGAGGCGCGGGAAGGGCTgcggctcccgccccgccgggaaCGGGGCCAGCGGCGCTGCTCCCcggggaggcccctcgcccaaagGCTTCCCGGACCGGCCGGAGGCTCCGAGCCGAGCCCCGCGGGTGCCAGGTGGGCCGCTGCCTGCCGAGCCCCCGCGCGGCGGCGTCCCCCTCCTCGGCGGGGTCGCTGcaagccggcccggcgccctgcAGCCTTACCGTCGTGGCCCCAGGACATGAGCACCCGCTCCAGGCCGCAGCGAGGCTGGTACATGCCGCACTCGGTGCTGCGGGAACGAGCGGGTCAGGGGCTGGGCCGGCCCCGTGGGAGGGCTGCCCCTGCCGGCCCCCGCGGTGCCGGGCTCACCTGTACCGGGGGTCCCTGGCGTCGGGGTTGTCGTGGAAGGTGGAGTCCCAGAAGACCACGGACGGCTGCACCTTGCAGCCCACGGGGAAGGTGTCCCCCACCACGGCCCACTGCGGACGGACGCGACGACGTCTCGCGGCACGGCCGGTGCCGGGGAGCCCCCGCggctgccgccgcgctgccctcccgccCCGGCTCACCTGCGGCTCGCCGAACAGCGCCAGCACTTTCCCCAGGTCGTGCAGTAGCCCCACGAGGTGGAACCAGTCTGGGGAGCGAGCGGAGGGCTCGTGGCCGCCGGACGGACGGAGGGGCGGACGGACGGCGGgcccagccccggcggccgcggcgctgccctaCCTTTGTCCGGGTGCGCCCGGCGGATGCCCTCGGCCGTCTGGTACGCGTGGTAGGAGTTGGGGAAGTCCACGTCAGGGTCGGACTCGTCCACCAGGTCGTCCAGCAGGTCCAAAGCCTCCATGATGCTCATTTTGCGGAGGGAGCAGGGCCCATACTGGGCGTTCTGGGGGCGCGCGGGGTGGGCCGTGGGGGCGACGCTGGCCCCGGtgagcccccgctgccccccgttGTGGCACCTACCTTCTGCCGGACGAAGTCAACGGTCTGGTGCGTGTGCATCAGCAGGTAGGTGTTGTAGACCCGGGCCAGCAGCCGCCCCTCCTGCAGCAGAGCCCGAGACTGCAGCCGCGCCGGCCCGGGGGCAGCCCCCACCCCGCCTGCGGCCCCCGCGCCACGGTCGCACCCCAAAACCCGGCCCCGTGCACCGGCACCCCCAGCCAGGACCACCTAGCTGGACCCCCAAGCACGCCCAGCCCCATGCACCCAGACCCCCAAGCCCACCTGGCCCCATGCACCCAGACCCCCAAGCACACCCAGCCCCATGCACCCAGACCCCCCAAGCCCACCCGGCCCCATGCACCCAGACCCCCCAAGCCCACCTGGCCCCATGCACCCA from Struthio camelus isolate bStrCam1 chromosome 1, bStrCam1.hap1, whole genome shotgun sequence carries:
- the MIOX gene encoding inositol oxygenase, with product MRVLGVEADPTGEQGPEPAAVSGKAKSEYRNYKEGRLLARVYNTYLLMHTHQTVDFVRQKNAQYGPCSLRKMSIMEALDLLDDLVDESDPDVDFPNSYHAYQTAEGIRRAHPDKDWFHLVGLLHDLGKVLALFGEPQWAVVGDTFPVGCKVQPSVVFWDSTFHDNPDARDPRYSTECGMYQPRCGLERVLMSWGHDEYMYQVMKFNKFSLPKEAFYMIRFHSFYPWHAHGDYLHLCNEEDLRLLPWVKELNKFDLYTKQEELPDVQHLRGYYQSLIDKYCPGQLCW